One part of the Tunicatimonas pelagia genome encodes these proteins:
- a CDS encoding RagB/SusD family nutrient uptake outer membrane protein, with the protein MKIHNYLIAFALVTASVGCDDFLEEDPQSFINPGNFFQTESDAQAAAIACYDFYGSGNPVTFGWWRDFTYEALHDDFVLRALGNANNVREQAFYRDFGPATGNISDAYFSHFRGINAFNVAIDGISGMEEFEGKSALVAEAKFLRAYSYFILVRLFGRIPLIEEPLGVNEVREIPRSASVEPVYDLIIADLNEGVNNLWETAPAPGRATRWAAMGLLAKVYLTRENWGEATSLAAQVINEGPHELLPVYADIFSDRNENNAESIFELQMEIELERANQVGNWPRGIGPAGGDDFFLGPNWGGVYIASDDLLESFEPGDARRDLISTSVTKADGTLVEFFADGAEPNYPLKRVPSSYIEGTESNNNSGYNYIYLRLGEVYLMAAEAENEANGPADAYQYINVVRERAGLPPLAGLSSEAFRTAVRAERRHELYDERKRYFDLLRWGNLVERTLAVKPEALIQDFHTLWPIPQSAADRNPALRGDQNVGY; encoded by the coding sequence ATGAAAATACATAACTACCTCATCGCTTTTGCACTCGTCACCGCTTCCGTAGGGTGTGATGATTTCTTAGAAGAAGATCCTCAGTCGTTTATCAATCCGGGCAACTTCTTTCAGACAGAATCGGATGCCCAGGCGGCGGCCATCGCTTGCTATGACTTTTACGGATCAGGCAATCCCGTTACGTTTGGCTGGTGGCGCGACTTCACCTACGAAGCACTGCACGATGATTTTGTGCTGCGAGCCTTAGGAAACGCTAATAACGTACGGGAGCAAGCCTTTTACCGCGATTTCGGACCAGCCACCGGCAACATTAGCGACGCGTACTTCAGTCACTTTCGGGGCATCAATGCGTTTAACGTAGCGATTGACGGGATCAGCGGCATGGAAGAGTTTGAGGGGAAAAGCGCGCTGGTGGCAGAAGCCAAGTTTCTGCGAGCGTACAGCTACTTCATTCTAGTACGGTTATTTGGGCGAATCCCCTTGATAGAAGAACCGTTAGGCGTGAATGAGGTGCGAGAAATACCGCGATCTGCGTCAGTAGAGCCCGTGTACGACCTGATTATTGCTGACCTGAATGAAGGAGTCAACAACTTATGGGAAACCGCTCCGGCACCCGGCAGAGCCACCCGGTGGGCCGCGATGGGGCTGTTGGCGAAAGTGTACCTGACCCGAGAGAACTGGGGCGAAGCGACCTCGCTAGCGGCTCAGGTGATCAATGAAGGCCCTCACGAACTGTTACCGGTTTACGCGGATATCTTTAGCGATCGGAACGAAAATAACGCTGAGTCTATCTTCGAGCTACAGATGGAAATAGAACTGGAGCGGGCCAACCAAGTGGGCAACTGGCCCCGAGGAATAGGGCCAGCCGGTGGAGATGATTTCTTTCTGGGACCCAACTGGGGTGGCGTGTACATCGCCAGCGATGACCTCTTGGAGTCGTTTGAGCCAGGAGACGCCCGAAGGGATTTGATCAGTACCAGCGTTACGAAAGCAGATGGCACCCTCGTTGAGTTTTTTGCCGATGGGGCAGAGCCCAACTACCCGCTCAAGCGCGTGCCTTCGTCCTATATTGAAGGGACAGAATCTAACAACAACTCCGGTTACAACTACATCTACCTGAGACTGGGCGAAGTCTATCTGATGGCTGCCGAAGCTGAAAATGAGGCCAATGGCCCGGCTGATGCGTACCAGTACATCAACGTAGTTCGGGAGCGGGCGGGGCTTCCCCCCTTGGCCGGACTGTCGTCGGAGGCGTTTCGCACGGCAGTACGAGCCGAGCGAAGACATGAGCTATACGACGAACGGAAGCGGTACTTCGATCTGCTACGCTGGGGGAACCTCGTAGAGCGGACGCTGGCCGTAAAGCCCGAGGCACTGATTCAGGATTTTCATACGCTGTGGCCTATTCCGCAGTCCGCGGCGGACCGTAATCCGGCACTACGCGGTGATCAGAACGTCGGCTATTAG